The proteins below come from a single Roseiflexus sp. RS-1 genomic window:
- a CDS encoding radical SAM protein has protein sequence MKIALVALPRLDEPYATPPLPLCYVAAFLEQQRHIVRIYDQALYQSDPRVDYLEAIRAFRPQVTIVAADNVAEAAAVAGRVTFSGTALPLLLGVRDHLPPWLASHALAELNRVLPHAPEVKRLVACALLALDDDLDRLPFPARHLLALERYPLTTPKGELRTPVLIGRLRRDGTPAPRQPALLMTELRSLVQEHGVRHVMLSGLALTDDLDWLYAVLSHLSNMHLGIRWEGRVSYTRLTTTLLEAFRRSGCEALTFEFAALAALESKSERDALIHAVRQARELGMRVTGHIALDPQYPAIPAVVDMSATFGLDEVRFFVAHPVEAHQYEAADMAALIALAREHYRASRSRQYFIDRFGAHLGTMIWYVGRTGLFGKRWAHPHETQTEIALEHGR, from the coding sequence GTGAAGATCGCTCTGGTTGCGCTTCCCCGCCTTGACGAACCTTACGCAACGCCACCGCTGCCGTTGTGCTATGTCGCAGCATTCCTTGAACAGCAACGCCATATTGTGCGCATTTATGATCAGGCGCTCTATCAGAGCGATCCCCGCGTAGATTATCTGGAAGCGATCCGGGCATTCCGACCGCAGGTGACTATTGTTGCCGCCGATAACGTTGCGGAAGCCGCTGCAGTCGCGGGGCGCGTCACCTTCAGCGGAACAGCGCTGCCATTGCTGCTGGGAGTGCGGGATCATCTGCCGCCCTGGCTTGCGTCACACGCACTTGCCGAACTCAACCGCGTTCTGCCGCACGCGCCAGAGGTCAAACGCCTCGTTGCATGTGCGCTCCTGGCGCTTGATGACGACCTCGACCGGTTGCCATTCCCGGCACGGCATCTGCTCGCGCTTGAACGCTACCCGCTGACGACGCCGAAAGGCGAGTTGCGAACGCCGGTCCTGATCGGGCGGTTGCGCAGAGACGGAACGCCGGCGCCCCGTCAACCAGCGCTGCTGATGACGGAACTGCGCTCTCTTGTTCAAGAACATGGCGTGCGTCATGTCATGCTGAGCGGGTTGGCGCTTACCGACGATCTGGACTGGTTGTACGCCGTGTTGTCGCACCTCTCCAACATGCATCTTGGCATCAGATGGGAAGGACGTGTTTCGTACACGCGGCTCACCACTACCCTCCTGGAGGCGTTTCGTCGCAGCGGGTGCGAGGCATTGACCTTTGAATTCGCAGCGCTCGCGGCGCTCGAATCCAAAAGTGAACGTGATGCACTGATCCATGCTGTGCGTCAGGCGCGTGAACTGGGGATGCGCGTTACCGGACACATTGCACTCGATCCCCAGTACCCTGCGATTCCTGCCGTTGTCGATATGTCAGCCACGTTTGGGTTGGACGAAGTGCGCTTCTTCGTTGCACATCCAGTCGAGGCTCATCAGTACGAGGCGGCGGACATGGCAGCGTTAATTGCGCTCGCCCGGGAACACTACCGTGCGAGCCGCAGTCGCCAGTATTTCATCGACCGGTTTGGCGCCCATCTCGGAACCATGATCTGGTACGTCGGGCGAACCGGTCTCTTCGGCAAGCGCTGGGCGCACCCCCACGAGACGCAGACCGAAATTGCACTGGAACACGGGCGCTGA